From a single Adhaeribacter swui genomic region:
- a CDS encoding glycoside hydrolase family 43 protein codes for MLKKTFLICGATALLTLPALAQQTVKTPLTKKTSGNPIFPGWYADPEGIIFKNKYWVYPTYSAPYEQQVHLDAFSSPDLVNWTKHSRIIDTASVKWVKKAMWAPAIVEKGNKYYLFFGGNDIHDDNKEVGGIGVAVADNPTGPFKDLLGKPLIGKIHNKAQPIDQFVFKDKDNQYYMIYGGWGRCNIAKLKDDFTGFTPFSDGVTFKEITPKGYVEGPFMFIRNGKYYFMWSEGGWTGPDYRVAYAVSDSPFGPFQRIGTVLQQDPKVATGAGHHSVIQVPGKDEWYIVYHRRPLDETDGNHRVTCIDRMYFDEKGMIKPVKITNEGVASRPLKK; via the coding sequence ATGTTAAAAAAAACTTTTCTTATCTGTGGCGCTACGGCTTTACTTACTTTGCCCGCATTAGCGCAGCAAACCGTTAAAACGCCTTTAACCAAAAAAACGTCCGGTAATCCTATATTTCCGGGCTGGTACGCCGATCCGGAAGGCATTATTTTTAAAAATAAATACTGGGTATATCCCACTTATTCGGCTCCTTACGAGCAGCAGGTACACCTCGATGCTTTTTCGTCGCCGGATTTAGTAAACTGGACCAAACACAGTCGCATTATTGATACGGCTTCGGTTAAATGGGTGAAAAAGGCCATGTGGGCGCCGGCCATTGTGGAAAAAGGAAATAAATATTACTTGTTTTTTGGCGGCAACGACATTCACGACGATAATAAAGAAGTAGGTGGCATTGGGGTAGCGGTGGCTGATAATCCGACCGGCCCTTTTAAAGATTTATTGGGTAAGCCTTTAATCGGTAAAATCCATAATAAAGCCCAACCGATCGACCAATTCGTGTTTAAAGATAAAGACAACCAGTACTACATGATTTACGGAGGCTGGGGACGTTGCAACATTGCCAAGTTAAAAGACGATTTCACTGGTTTTACCCCGTTTTCGGATGGAGTTACTTTTAAAGAAATCACGCCGAAAGGTTACGTAGAAGGTCCTTTCATGTTTATCCGAAACGGGAAATATTACTTTATGTGGTCGGAAGGTGGCTGGACTGGCCCGGATTACCGGGTAGCTTATGCGGTAAGCGATTCACCATTTGGTCCATTCCAACGGATTGGTACCGTGTTGCAGCAAGACCCGAAAGTTGCTACGGGTGCTGGTCACCACTCCGTTATTCAGGTACCCGGCAAAGACGAATGGTATATTGTGTATCACCGTCGGCCCTTGGATGAAACCGATGGCAACCACCGCGTAACCTGCATCGACCGCATGTATTTTGACGAGAAAGGCATGATTAAGCCGGTTAAGATTACCAACGAAGGAGTGGCCAGCCGGCCGTTAAAGAAGTAA
- a CDS encoding VOC family protein: MNYTAKTIRTFIGAKDYNRSRAFYRDLDFEEVVIGDKMCLFRVNENLGFYLQDYDVADWIDNSMVFLEVDDIEKCAESLLHKNLQSKYPEVKFTEIKQFDWGRELFMTDPAGVLWHFGEFKK, translated from the coding sequence ATGAATTATACCGCCAAAACCATTCGCACCTTTATTGGCGCCAAAGATTATAATAGATCCCGGGCATTTTACCGCGACCTGGACTTTGAGGAAGTGGTAATTGGAGATAAGATGTGCCTTTTCCGGGTAAATGAGAATTTAGGTTTTTATTTGCAGGATTATGATGTAGCAGATTGGATTGACAATTCCATGGTGTTTTTGGAGGTAGATGATATCGAAAAATGCGCTGAAAGTTTGCTCCATAAGAATTTACAAAGCAAATACCCGGAAGTAAAATTTACAGAGATCAAGCAATTTGACTGGGGCAGAGAATTGTTTATGACCGATCCAGCGGGAGTGCTGTGGCACTTTGGTGAATTTAAGAAGTGA
- a CDS encoding gluconate:H+ symporter has protein sequence MTILVVLLCIISLILLITWGKVNAFLAFLIVSIFTGLGLGIPLSAINTSVQKGIGDTLGSLVIVVVLGAMLGKLVAESGAAQRIANAMMSAFGEKYIHWALMITGLVVGIPLFYNVGFVLMIPLIFSVAYTYKLPSVYIGVPMLSALSVTHGFLPPHPSPAALVTQFNADMGWTLVYGLIVSIPAIIVAGPVFAKTLKNMVSKPLEGFVVQNIPAEKLPGVTNSLLSSLFPVFMLMFTTLFLVFVPKDGLMSQTLKFVGEPNIVMLLAVILATVTLGLNQGRSMASIMGVYGDAVKDVAMILLIVSGAGILKQVLLDSGVSAEIASVLQGWTLHPLILGWLIAAIIRVCLGSATVAGLTTAGIISPLMKQIPVDPNLMVLAIGAGSLMFSHVNDAGFWLFKEYFNLSIKQTIRSWSMMETLVSIVGIIGVMVIDFIIRA, from the coding sequence ATGACGATACTCGTTGTTCTCCTCTGCATTATCTCGCTTATTTTATTAATTACCTGGGGCAAAGTAAATGCTTTCCTCGCATTTCTGATCGTTTCTATTTTCACCGGTCTGGGCTTAGGTATTCCGCTATCGGCCATTAATACCTCGGTGCAAAAAGGCATTGGCGATACGCTGGGTTCGTTGGTGATTGTGGTGGTTTTGGGGGCCATGTTGGGTAAATTGGTGGCCGAAAGCGGCGCGGCGCAACGCATTGCCAACGCCATGATGTCGGCTTTCGGCGAAAAATACATTCACTGGGCCTTAATGATTACGGGCTTGGTAGTGGGTATTCCGCTGTTTTACAACGTGGGCTTTGTGCTCATGATTCCCTTGATTTTTTCGGTGGCCTATACCTATAAATTACCTTCGGTGTACATTGGGGTGCCCATGCTTTCGGCTTTGTCGGTAACGCACGGTTTTTTGCCGCCGCACCCATCGCCGGCCGCTTTGGTTACGCAGTTTAACGCCGATATGGGCTGGACCTTGGTATACGGTTTAATTGTTTCTATTCCGGCTATTATTGTAGCGGGGCCTGTTTTTGCCAAAACTTTAAAAAACATGGTTTCTAAACCACTCGAAGGTTTTGTGGTGCAAAATATTCCCGCGGAAAAGTTGCCAGGCGTTACCAACAGCTTATTATCCTCGCTGTTTCCGGTGTTCATGCTCATGTTTACCACCTTGTTTTTGGTTTTTGTACCTAAAGATGGCCTCATGAGCCAAACACTAAAATTCGTAGGCGAACCCAATATTGTGATGTTGCTGGCAGTAATTCTGGCTACAGTAACTTTGGGCTTAAATCAGGGGCGCAGCATGGCATCCATTATGGGCGTTTACGGCGATGCCGTAAAAGATGTGGCCATGATTTTATTGATCGTAAGCGGTGCCGGAATTTTAAAACAGGTATTGCTGGACAGCGGCGTTAGCGCCGAAATTGCTTCGGTGTTGCAAGGCTGGACTTTACACCCCTTGATTCTGGGTTGGCTGATCGCAGCCATTATCCGGGTATGTTTGGGTTCGGCTACGGTGGCCGGTTTAACTACCGCTGGTATTATTTCGCCGCTCATGAAGCAAATTCCCGTTGATCCTAATTTAATGGTTCTGGCTATTGGGGCTGGTAGTCTTATGTTTTCGCACGTAAACGATGCCGGTTTCTGGCTTTTTAAAGAATATTTTAATTTATCCATTAAGCAAACCATTCGTTCCTGGTCGATGATGGAAACTTTGGTTTCTATTGTGGGCATTATCGGCGTAATGGTCATTGATTTTATTATCCGGGCTTAA
- a CDS encoding family 43 glycosylhydrolase, translating into MKKIGLVLLSWVVFSCNSNKSSEADSGQTASSNQTTKTASVTYNNPVLPGDYADPSVVRVGDDYWATATSSEWAPLYPILHSKNLVDWETVGHVFPEKAPAWADAHFWAPEITYDNGKYYIYYTAKKKGGNLCIGVASSTKATGPYTDHGPLVCQEVGSIDAFPIRDEKGDLYMVWKEDGNSQKLPTPIWGQRLNEERTALIGERFELFRNDPKTWEGGLVEGPFILKRNGYYYTFYSGDACCGRGCTYGVGVARSKTLRGPWEKYASNPILKQSDTWKCAGHGSIVSDAQGRDFYLYHAYQKDDFVYPGRQGLLDEITWGKDGWPQFAKNAPTATAAAPFNQNAPDIYSLIEEFNQKTLAESWQWPVNQKSNYQIKPESNGQLVMKASPAELGTVLAQRTLTGDYTTTTLLDKSSLSNGATAGLAAIGDNSNAVGVSVSKGDLVLWSVKDNKVTTLEKVKAPTENTVQLKLTARKGNKLEFAWSTNGTAWNQLNKGQAIDAAYLPPWDRGVRTGLFAKGPVNTTATFDWFKVENLD; encoded by the coding sequence ATGAAAAAAATTGGACTCGTACTCCTGAGTTGGGTAGTTTTTTCCTGTAATAGTAACAAGTCTTCCGAAGCAGATTCCGGCCAAACCGCCAGTTCAAATCAGACGACTAAAACGGCTTCGGTTACGTACAACAACCCGGTTTTGCCCGGCGATTACGCCGATCCTTCGGTGGTGCGGGTAGGCGACGATTACTGGGCCACAGCTACTTCGTCGGAGTGGGCGCCTTTGTACCCGATTCTGCATTCTAAAAACCTCGTGGATTGGGAAACCGTGGGGCATGTTTTTCCGGAAAAAGCGCCTGCTTGGGCCGACGCGCATTTCTGGGCACCGGAAATTACTTACGATAACGGCAAGTACTACATTTACTATACAGCCAAGAAAAAAGGCGGTAATTTGTGCATCGGCGTAGCAAGTAGTACCAAAGCCACCGGCCCTTATACCGACCACGGCCCCTTGGTTTGCCAGGAAGTAGGCTCCATCGATGCCTTCCCGATCCGCGACGAAAAAGGCGATTTGTATATGGTTTGGAAAGAAGACGGGAACAGCCAAAAGTTGCCCACGCCTATATGGGGCCAGCGTTTAAACGAAGAACGTACCGCTTTAATCGGCGAACGGTTTGAATTATTCCGCAATGACCCGAAAACCTGGGAAGGTGGCTTGGTAGAAGGTCCCTTTATTTTAAAACGCAACGGGTACTACTATACTTTTTACTCCGGCGATGCTTGCTGCGGCCGGGGTTGTACTTACGGGGTAGGAGTGGCCCGCTCTAAAACTTTGCGCGGACCTTGGGAAAAATACGCATCCAATCCTATCTTAAAACAAAGTGACACCTGGAAATGCGCCGGCCACGGCTCCATTGTTTCGGATGCGCAAGGCCGGGATTTTTACTTGTATCACGCGTACCAGAAAGATGATTTTGTATACCCCGGCCGCCAAGGTTTGCTGGATGAAATAACCTGGGGCAAAGATGGCTGGCCGCAGTTTGCTAAAAACGCACCCACTGCTACTGCTGCGGCACCCTTTAACCAGAATGCGCCGGACATTTATAGTTTAATTGAGGAGTTTAACCAGAAAACTTTAGCCGAAAGCTGGCAATGGCCGGTAAACCAAAAATCAAATTATCAAATTAAACCCGAATCAAATGGGCAGTTGGTAATGAAAGCTTCCCCGGCTGAATTAGGAACGGTGCTGGCGCAACGCACCTTAACCGGCGATTACACCACCACCACATTGCTCGATAAAAGTAGCCTCTCAAATGGCGCAACCGCCGGCTTGGCCGCCATTGGCGACAACAGTAACGCCGTTGGGGTAAGTGTGAGCAAAGGCGATCTGGTATTATGGTCCGTAAAAGATAATAAAGTAACGACGCTGGAAAAAGTAAAAGCCCCCACGGAAAACACCGTGCAGTTAAAATTAACAGCTCGTAAAGGCAATAAACTGGAGTTTGCCTGGAGTACCAACGGCACGGCCTGGAACCAACTCAACAAAGGCCAAGCCATTGACGCCGCTTATCTACCACCCTGGGATCGGGGCGTGCGCACCGGGCTATTTGCCAAAGGCCCGGTAAATACCACAGCGACTTTTGATTGGTTTAAAGTTGAAAATTTAGATTAA
- a CDS encoding DUF4112 domain-containing protein yields the protein MEKPQSPLLPLPDERLRWVESVSRLMDSQFRLPGTNFKFGLDPILGFIPLAGTLSTYAVSGILVFTMARYGVSRKVVILMCLNIMLDALIGSIPVLGNIFDFAYKANDRNVRLLRRHYAEGKYKGSGTGIVITVLLLLLVILGFIFYGIWVLGSYLWQYLQQALSSY from the coding sequence TTGGAAAAGCCCCAATCACCACTTCTGCCGCTCCCTGACGAACGCTTACGATGGGTAGAATCTGTTTCGCGTTTAATGGATAGCCAGTTCCGGTTGCCCGGTACTAATTTTAAATTTGGCTTAGACCCCATTCTGGGATTTATTCCTCTGGCCGGTACACTCTCTACCTACGCCGTTTCGGGCATTCTGGTATTTACTATGGCTCGATACGGGGTAAGCCGGAAAGTAGTTATTTTGATGTGCCTAAATATTATGCTGGATGCCTTAATTGGTAGCATTCCGGTGCTCGGGAATATTTTTGATTTTGCTTACAAAGCCAACGATCGCAATGTACGGCTGCTGCGCCGCCATTATGCAGAAGGAAAGTACAAAGGTAGTGGTACGGGTATTGTAATAACAGTACTCTTACTATTACTCGTAATTCTTGGATTTATCTTTTACGGTATCTGGGTTTTAGGATCATATTTGTGGCAATACTTGCAGCAGGCCCTAAGCAGTTATTAA
- a CDS encoding beta-L-arabinofuranosidase domain-containing protein → MNAKVLASSLAFLLFTSFKPVNTNFGENTPAFAPTYVAPVYTALPLGEIKPKGWLHNQLQIMRNGTTGHLDEVYPKIKNDNGWLGGKGDAWEETPYWLDGAVPLAYLLEDKTLQTKVLRYINWTLENQRPSGYFGPITKEEREKGVKVTVENCSQGEDWWPKMVMLKVMRQYYTATQDPRVIPFFTKYFDYQLKTLKQCPIGKWTDWAESRGTDNVMLVQWLYGITKDQSLLELANLIDSQSFTWSTWLGNRDWVIGAATQQNDAHWMRRHGVNVAMAIKAPAINYQRTQDKEYLSALDTGFKDLMTLHGLPMGIFSSDEDLHGNDPTQGTELCTIVEAMYSLEEIIGITGDLRYADALERMTFNALPTQTTDDYNAKQYFQIANQVQVKRGVFNFSLPFEREMNNVYGMRSGYTCCLANMHQGWTKFTQHLWYGTPEQGVIAMAYSPNQLTTKVGKSNTEVTINEITNYPFEDQVNFEIFTKNEVSFPLQLRVPAWCQAPVLKINGQTVEVQPDKNIITLDRTWKNKDKVTLQLPMEVSTSNWGRNSRTIERGPLVYALKLEEKWEKGIDQKEGAYWNVFPKSAWNYGLLQTIVKEPVKNLQVKNVKPVTDKFVWNLANAPIQITAIAKKIPDWKIVNDVAPQPVTDRTGIYRGRVTPTVEKITLVPYGCTKVRIVAFPVVPN, encoded by the coding sequence ATGAACGCTAAAGTGCTTGCTTCTTCCCTGGCTTTCCTGCTCTTTACTTCTTTTAAACCCGTAAACACTAATTTCGGCGAAAATACACCGGCGTTTGCCCCCACCTATGTGGCTCCGGTTTATACCGCCTTACCCCTGGGCGAAATTAAACCCAAAGGTTGGTTGCATAACCAGTTGCAAATCATGCGCAACGGTACTACGGGGCATTTAGACGAAGTTTACCCCAAAATCAAAAACGATAATGGCTGGCTCGGCGGCAAAGGGGACGCTTGGGAAGAAACACCGTATTGGCTCGATGGCGCCGTGCCACTGGCTTACCTACTCGAAGATAAAACGTTACAAACCAAAGTACTCCGGTACATTAACTGGACCCTCGAGAATCAACGACCCTCCGGATATTTTGGCCCGATTACCAAAGAAGAGCGGGAAAAAGGCGTGAAAGTAACCGTGGAAAATTGTTCGCAAGGCGAGGATTGGTGGCCCAAAATGGTGATGTTAAAAGTAATGCGGCAATACTACACGGCCACGCAAGACCCGCGGGTAATTCCATTTTTTACTAAATATTTTGATTATCAGCTTAAAACCTTAAAACAATGCCCCATTGGTAAATGGACCGACTGGGCGGAATCGCGGGGTACCGATAATGTAATGCTGGTACAGTGGCTCTACGGCATTACTAAAGATCAAAGCTTACTGGAATTAGCTAACCTGATTGATTCGCAATCTTTTACCTGGAGTACCTGGCTGGGTAATCGCGATTGGGTAATTGGGGCGGCTACCCAGCAAAACGATGCCCACTGGATGCGCCGGCACGGGGTAAACGTAGCCATGGCCATAAAAGCGCCGGCCATAAATTACCAACGCACGCAGGATAAAGAATACTTAAGTGCCCTGGACACGGGTTTTAAGGACTTGATGACTTTACACGGTTTGCCTATGGGCATTTTCTCCAGCGACGAAGATTTGCACGGCAACGATCCTACCCAAGGTACCGAATTATGCACCATCGTGGAAGCCATGTATTCCCTGGAAGAAATAATTGGCATTACGGGCGATTTGCGTTATGCCGATGCCCTGGAACGTATGACTTTTAACGCCTTACCTACCCAAACCACCGATGATTACAATGCCAAGCAATATTTCCAGATTGCGAATCAGGTGCAGGTGAAGCGGGGCGTTTTTAATTTTTCGTTGCCCTTTGAGCGCGAAATGAACAACGTGTACGGCATGCGCAGTGGATATACGTGCTGTTTAGCCAACATGCACCAGGGCTGGACTAAATTTACTCAACACTTGTGGTACGGCACCCCGGAGCAGGGCGTAATTGCCATGGCTTACAGCCCCAATCAATTAACCACCAAAGTAGGAAAAAGCAATACCGAAGTAACCATTAACGAGATCACCAATTATCCTTTTGAAGACCAAGTGAATTTTGAAATTTTTACCAAAAACGAAGTAAGTTTTCCGCTACAATTACGGGTGCCTGCTTGGTGCCAGGCCCCGGTTTTAAAGATCAACGGCCAAACCGTAGAGGTGCAGCCAGATAAAAATATAATAACCCTAGACCGAACCTGGAAAAATAAAGATAAAGTAACCCTGCAGCTTCCAATGGAAGTTTCTACCAGCAACTGGGGCCGCAATTCCCGTACCATCGAACGCGGGCCTTTGGTTTATGCTTTAAAACTGGAAGAAAAATGGGAAAAAGGTATCGATCAAAAAGAAGGCGCTTACTGGAATGTATTTCCGAAATCGGCTTGGAACTATGGTTTGCTACAGACCATCGTAAAAGAGCCGGTAAAGAACTTGCAGGTAAAAAATGTAAAACCTGTTACCGATAAATTTGTGTGGAACCTGGCAAACGCACCAATCCAGATTACCGCCATTGCCAAGAAAATTCCGGATTGGAAAATTGTAAACGATGTTGCTCCCCAACCAGTAACCGACCGTACCGGAATTTATCGCGGAAGGGTAACACCCACCGTCGAAAAAATAACCTTGGTGCCTTACGGTTGCACGAAAGTCCGGATTGTGGCTTTTCCGGTGGTTCCTAATTAA